Part of the Bifidobacterium sp. ESL0775 genome is shown below.
CGGCGAAATCAAGGCCGAGGACGACAGCTTCGGCGCGCGCGTCGGGGGCCAACAGATCCTGGATGTATTACGTAACGACGAGCAGACCGATTGCTCGGTGCTGCACATCAGCAAAGTCGGCCCGGTGACGGGCGCCGGCATCACCGTCTCCCCCATCTACTCCGGGCGTTACCTGCAACTCGACGCCACAGGGGCCAGCGCTGGCAGGACCAGCTTCACCTATGAGATCAACGACGGCCGCGGGCAGATCAGCAGCGCCACCGTCGAGCTGACCATCGCCGGCGGCGCCGCCAACCTGCCTCCCGCCCAGACCGACACCCCGCCCGAATACGACGTCGAGCAGGGAGCCACCTTCACCGTCAACGCCCTGGGCAGCTTCTCCGACCCGGAAGGTGACCCGATGACGCTGGTCTCCGCCGTGGCGCAGAACAACAACCAAGTCGCCATCTCCACCCGCGCCGACGGCCAGCTCGTCTTCAACACCGGCTCGCTGACCGGTGGCCGCGTAGGCGTCGAGGTCACCGTCTCCGACGGGATGCACACCGGCAACGGGCTCATCTACTTCTCCGTGCGCCCGGCGAACACGCTTCCGGCGCTGATCGACGCGGTGACCAAGAACACCACGCCCGACACCTCCACCACGGTCGAGCTCAAGCAATACGTGCACGGCACCAGCGCCCAGCCGCCCGTGCTTTCCGCAGTCAACACCCCGACCGGCACCACCACCGCGACCAATTCGGCCGACCTCTCCTTCACCTTCAAGGCCAGCAATCCCGGAACGTATTACGTTCCCTACACCATCAGCCAAGGCAGCGTCGAGGCGCAGGGCCTGGCGCGCATGGAGGTGCAGCCGGTGACCGGCGAATCCGCGAAACCGGTGGCCGCCAACGACGTGGCGCTTCTGGGCGCGGACCGCACCGCCATCGTGGAGCCGCTGAACAACGACACCGATCCGATGGGCGGCGTGCTTTCAGTGACCTCGGTGGACGTCGACCCGAAGCTCGGAATCAAGACCGGGCTGGTGGCGCACAAGCGCGTCTACATGACCGCGCGCCAAATTCCCACCAAGCCGGTGAAGCTCACCTACACCGTGGCCAACTCGGCGGGCTCGACCCGCGGCACCATCGTGCTGCAGCCGCCGGCACTCACCACCGCCAACGCGGCGCCGAAGGCCGCGAACGTCAACGCCAACGTGCGCACCGGCGGCATCGTCAGCGTCGATGTGATCGACCACGTCTCCCACGCCGACGGCACCACCGTGAAGCTGCAGAACACGTTGCAGTTCAGCAAGAAGACCTTCAGGGGCCTCGTCTTCGTCTCCGGCGACGACGTGCGTTATCAGGCCTCCGAGACGCCCGGCGTCTATCCGGTGACCTACACGGTGCGCGACAACCTCGGCAACGCGGCCTCCGGCATCATCACCATCACCGTGCACGCCAAGGACGCCAACAACAAGCCCGCCCCCACCCCGCAGGACACGCAGGCGCAGGTGGCCGCCGGCCAGAAAGTCCGCATCCCGATCACCCTGACGGGCATCGACAACGACGGCGATGACGACACCCTGCTCGGCCTGGGCGACAAATCCCCGAAGATGGGGCGCATCGACGAGGTCGGCGCGAACTACATGGTCTATGAGGCCTACAACGATTCGTCAGGCACCGACACCTTCTCCTACGCCGTCGAGGACTGGACCGGCCAACGCGCCCAGGCGCAGATCCGCGTGGGCGTCTACAAGGGCGCCTCCGATTCCGGCGTGTACGCGCGCGACGACCAGGTGACGCTACGCCCGAACACCGCGGCCAACGTACCGGTGGCGCAGAACGACATCTCCGGCGACAACACCGACCTGACCGTCAACAAGAACCTGCAGATGCAGGGCATCAGCGGGGCGAGTGTCGCCGACAACATGGTCTCGTTCAAGACCCCTGGACAGGCCGGAACGTCATACATCGTCTACACCGTGCAAGACAAGGCTGGCCTTTCCGACACGGCGACGCTGACGGTGATCACCGATCCGAACGCGCCGATCGAGCCGCCCACGGCCTACGATTACCGCGTGCCCTCGGCCGCCACGCTCGACAAGAAATCCGTGGACGTCGACCTCTCGCAATGGATCGCGAACCCTTCCGGCACCGCCGACGAGCTCAAGGTCGACATCGACCCGACCGCCACCGAACACGCCCGCGTCAAGGGCGGGGCCAAGTCCACCACGGTGACCGTCGACCTCACCGACGAGGCGCGCAGCGTGCCCTACACGGTGACGAACACCACCTACCACATCACCTCCACGGCCTTCGTGCAGGTGCCGCAATACGGCGTCTTCCCGCCGATGCTGCGCCCGAAGGCCCCGCCAATCAGGGTCAACGCGAAACGCAGCGTCAACATCAACATCGCTGATTACGTGCGTGTGGGTCCCGGCAAGACCCCGTACGTCGATAAGGATTCGATCAGCGCCACCAAGAGCGATAATTCTGATTACTACGTCAACGACCAGACCCTGAAGTTCGCCGCCCCGAAGGATTACGCGGGCCCAGCCTCCATCACCTTCACCGTCTCCGACGGCAAGCGTGACGACAACAGCAAGGACAAGAACGGCTCCAAGCAGGCCAAGATCATCAACTCGTCCGTGTTGACGCTGCCCATCACCGTCATCGGCCGCAACGTGCCGCCACCGACCTTCTCCTCCTCGACCATCAGCGTCGCGGCCGGCGAGGACGCCAAGACCATCGACCTGACGGCCCTGACCCACGCTCCCAGCGGCTTGGACGAGGACGAGAAGGACTACACCTATTCCGGCGGCGAGGCCTCCGGGTCGATCGAATCGCACCTGACCAGCGGCGGCAAGCTCACCGTGAAGGCCCCGACCGACGCGGCCGTGGGGTCGATGTCGAGCATCCCCATCTCCATCAAATACTCCAACGGCACGGTCTCCGCAGGGCTGACGGCGCAAGTGGTGCAATCCACCCGCCCGCTCGCCCAGATCTCCGGAGTCAGCAAGCGCATGAACGCCGGCGACTCCACCACCGTCGACATCGTCTCCGGAGCGTTCAACCCGTTCCCGGGCACGCCGCTGAGCGTGGTGAGCTGCCAGGCCGACGACACCGCGAAGCTCAAGGTCGACTGCGGGTCCAAGGGCTCCATCGGCATCCACGCGGCCGCCGACATCGGCGCCTCGTCGAACACCGTGGTGGTCAACGTCCAGGACGCCACCAAGACCAAGGAGCGCGAGGTCAGCGCCACCATCACCATCTCGGTGATCGACAAGCCCGCTGCCCCACTGCTCTCCCCGGTCGCCGGCCAACCCGCCGACGGCGCGGTCAACCTGAGCTGGACGCCGGGCACGGCCAACGGCAGCCCCATCAGCGACTACGAGGTGGATTACGACGGCAACGCCAAGTCGTGCGGCGCGGTGACCACCTGCAACATCACAGGACTCACCAACGGCAAAAACTACAGCTTCAGCGTCAAGGCCAAGAACGAGGCCGGCTGGTCGAAGCCGTCCAACAGCGTCGAGGCCATGCCCGACAAGGTGCCCGACGCCCCCAGTGGCATCAAGGTTGAAGGCGGCTACAAATCCGTGACAGTCAGCTGGGACGCACCAAGCTACACTGGCACCAAACCAGACGACTATACAGTAACAATGAACGACAAGGTCAAACACACCAGTAGCCTGAGCTGGACATTCAAACTAGACAATGGCGAAATCAGCGATGGCACAGCCTTCAGCGCCACTGTTCGTGGGCATAACCGCGCAGGCGACGGTCCGGTAAGCTCCACAGTCTCAGCTGGCAACAATGTCGCCTGGGGAGATCCGGATTCTCCAACGGTTACCATGACTCCTCACAACGATCAAATAGATGTCAAAGTCGTTCTCAGCAATATGCGCAACGCAGGTTGCGGCAGCATCTCAGTATCCGGCGATCTCTCGCCGGAGCTTTCCTGCGATACCCTCAATGCCTCGGTAACGGTCAACAAATCACAATATAATAAAGAACAAAAAATAACCGTTACTGTTAACCCGCAACATTCTGCCAAAGCCGCTGAAGCCTCCGCAAGCGCGACGCCCACTTATACCATCAAGAAACCGACCATCAGCATCTCACTCAACCATGGAAATGGCGAATGCTCAGTGAACATGACAGGCAACGGGGAATACGACAGTTTCGTAGTCAACTCGGCAGATGTCAACGATAATCCCCATATATACGGAACCGCGAGTCCATGGGGCACTTGCGCTGGCGTAAGCGTAGCACAAAAGCTCAATGGGACCGCTGGGACCGCTGAAACGGTCCAATCCAATGATGTCTATAAGAAGAAAGCGGAAATCACCAACAACTTCACTATGACTTGGGATGGAACCAACCGTAATATCATCAATGTCACCGGTGGAAACAGCGACAACTACAACAACCATGTCACTTATAACCTCACCATCAGCGCCAATCATCTTGATGCCGTTTGTGCGGGCTGGCAACCGGGTAGGGAGATGGGTTGTAACGTCTCAACACTCACTCCCCATGACGAGAATTTATTAAATAGTGATTATACGTGGAAAATCACCGCTACCATAGCCGCTGCGGGATCAGACACCCAATACAATGCCACAGCTTCCGGCGACGGACTCACCGGTAGTCGTGTAGCCGCCGCTGGAATAGGAAGCGAATCGTTGGAGACCCAAAGTCTGACGGAACCATTCCCGACTTTGCAGAGATACGTCATGAGGCACAATATCGCTACCACCTCATTAGCGGAACAGGGAATCACGCGATGACAACAATCAGAGCAAAGACCAGCGTGGCTATGAAATCATATGAGCTTTTCTGCACTGACATGCACAG
Proteins encoded:
- a CDS encoding Ig-like domain-containing protein gives rise to the protein MKASRKPRGEHSIRLALRRLNSQTNRRWLTPVLVLLLLLGIVAGAIIINTLTRTHVHLDDGTVWVTSLKDRKAARFNVKLQQANGAVSPTTPTFDVSQHDDDVILSDGAKAQGIVSSSLGIHGKSEIRNSTTTLIGGGTAAFLNHKTGNVWAGDSSNLDSIAPKTTPAQMQLGTHGLLAVDRNGAIYGYRPADGAVLKMDNSHSAPKTLKSITGGKQVNADSFTVIGDRPVIATKQSIMWQGGSAQIDSRGPVTLQAAPTDDAQGDWVAASARNGVFTVDFKHGNKVTPFMNKGTAEAAQPVSSKGCVYAAWSQQAHNYIRLCSADGATQPDGGKGGAKATWQTLQSISPTSQLVFRTNHRLVVLNDVTNGNVWNPDESNKVIKIQWRQIETKKTTNQQQNSDSANNQTQFKPNCSAKSGEIKAEDDSFGARVGGQQILDVLRNDEQTDCSVLHISKVGPVTGAGITVSPIYSGRYLQLDATGASAGRTSFTYEINDGRGQISSATVELTIAGGAANLPPAQTDTPPEYDVEQGATFTVNALGSFSDPEGDPMTLVSAVAQNNNQVAISTRADGQLVFNTGSLTGGRVGVEVTVSDGMHTGNGLIYFSVRPANTLPALIDAVTKNTTPDTSTTVELKQYVHGTSAQPPVLSAVNTPTGTTTATNSADLSFTFKASNPGTYYVPYTISQGSVEAQGLARMEVQPVTGESAKPVAANDVALLGADRTAIVEPLNNDTDPMGGVLSVTSVDVDPKLGIKTGLVAHKRVYMTARQIPTKPVKLTYTVANSAGSTRGTIVLQPPALTTANAAPKAANVNANVRTGGIVSVDVIDHVSHADGTTVKLQNTLQFSKKTFRGLVFVSGDDVRYQASETPGVYPVTYTVRDNLGNAASGIITITVHAKDANNKPAPTPQDTQAQVAAGQKVRIPITLTGIDNDGDDDTLLGLGDKSPKMGRIDEVGANYMVYEAYNDSSGTDTFSYAVEDWTGQRAQAQIRVGVYKGASDSGVYARDDQVTLRPNTAANVPVAQNDISGDNTDLTVNKNLQMQGISGASVADNMVSFKTPGQAGTSYIVYTVQDKAGLSDTATLTVITDPNAPIEPPTAYDYRVPSAATLDKKSVDVDLSQWIANPSGTADELKVDIDPTATEHARVKGGAKSTTVTVDLTDEARSVPYTVTNTTYHITSTAFVQVPQYGVFPPMLRPKAPPIRVNAKRSVNINIADYVRVGPGKTPYVDKDSISATKSDNSDYYVNDQTLKFAAPKDYAGPASITFTVSDGKRDDNSKDKNGSKQAKIINSSVLTLPITVIGRNVPPPTFSSSTISVAAGEDAKTIDLTALTHAPSGLDEDEKDYTYSGGEASGSIESHLTSGGKLTVKAPTDAAVGSMSSIPISIKYSNGTVSAGLTAQVVQSTRPLAQISGVSKRMNAGDSTTVDIVSGAFNPFPGTPLSVVSCQADDTAKLKVDCGSKGSIGIHAAADIGASSNTVVVNVQDATKTKEREVSATITISVIDKPAAPLLSPVAGQPADGAVNLSWTPGTANGSPISDYEVDYDGNAKSCGAVTTCNITGLTNGKNYSFSVKAKNEAGWSKPSNSVEAMPDKVPDAPSGIKVEGGYKSVTVSWDAPSYTGTKPDDYTVTMNDKVKHTSSLSWTFKLDNGEISDGTAFSATVRGHNRAGDGPVSSTVSAGNNVAWGDPDSPTVTMTPHNDQIDVKVVLSNMRNAGCGSISVSGDLSPELSCDTLNASVTVNKSQYNKEQKITVTVNPQHSAKAAEASASATPTYTIKKPTISISLNHGNGECSVNMTGNGEYDSFVVNSADVNDNPHIYGTASPWGTCAGVSVAQKLNGTAGTAETVQSNDVYKKKAEITNNFTMTWDGTNRNIINVTGGNSDNYNNHVTYNLTISANHLDAVCAGWQPGREMGCNVSTLTPHDENLLNSDYTWKITATIAAAGSDTQYNATASGDGLTGSRVAAAGIGSESLETQSLTEPFPTLQRYVMRHNIATTSLAEQGITR